The following coding sequences lie in one Flavobacteriales bacterium genomic window:
- a CDS encoding dihydrofolate reductase, producing MIVSLIVAVAENNAIGYKNDLIWHLPNDMKYFKETTLNHHIITGRKNYISIPEKYRPLVNRINIVLTRDENLNMPDCTMKHSLLEAIDFARQNGENEVFIIGGGQIYAEALEKKLVDKMYITHVHENFEADTFFPVLNLNDWKIVKSEQHEKDEKHKHSYTFAVYQKLN from the coding sequence ATGATAGTTTCGTTGATAGTTGCTGTTGCTGAAAACAATGCCATAGGTTATAAAAATGATTTAATTTGGCATTTACCAAACGATATGAAATACTTTAAGGAAACCACCTTAAATCATCACATCATTACAGGTAGAAAAAATTACATTTCTATACCAGAAAAATATCGTCCTTTGGTTAACAGAATCAATATTGTATTAACCAGAGATGAAAATCTCAATATGCCCGATTGCACAATGAAACATTCTTTACTAGAGGCCATAGATTTTGCCCGTCAAAATGGCGAGAATGAAGTTTTTATTATTGGTGGTGGACAAATATATGCAGAAGCTTTAGAAAAAAAATTGGTAGATAAAATGTACATTACTCATGTTCACGAAAATTTTGAAGCTGATACTTTTTTTCCTGTTTTAAATTTAAATGACTGGAAAATAGTAAAAAGTGAACAACATGAAAAGGATGAAAAACACAAACATTCTTATACATTTGCTGTATATCAAAAATTAAACTAA
- a CDS encoding DUF1987 family protein encodes MQKFEIKESIKIPRILIDFERGIINLIGRSTLEKPDEFYPKVIDVINLYINNPHQTTKVLVDLEYYNTKSAEYLFLILNRIDSLHKENKSEVKIFWHYDPDDYGIIGDINNLKATLQSNVYAIEYELA; translated from the coding sequence ATGCAAAAATTTGAAATCAAAGAGTCGATAAAAATTCCTAGAATTTTAATTGATTTTGAACGAGGAATTATTAATTTAATTGGAAGATCAACCTTAGAAAAACCGGATGAATTTTACCCAAAAGTTATTGATGTTATAAATCTTTACATCAATAATCCGCATCAAACTACAAAGGTATTGGTCGACTTAGAATATTACAATACTAAATCTGCTGAATATCTTTTTTTAATTCTTAATAGGATAGATTCTTTACATAAAGAAAACAAAAGTGAAGTAAAAATATTTTGGCATTACGACCCAGATGATTATGGGATTATTGGCGATATAAATAATTTAAAAGCAACATTGCAATCCAACGTTTACGCCATTGAATATGAGTTAGCCTAA
- a CDS encoding short-chain fatty acid transporter — translation MSFSDKYSKVFKYILPSPFTIAVILSIVTFFIALFFTNSEGKSSVSYTFDLLKYWEEGIWNSSALVFAMQMMLMLVLGHVLALSKPIDNVLSILVKQCTSTAKSAALVTFLTVFVSLFNWGLGLIFGAIFARKIGDYAQTNNFKINYPLIGAAGYSGLMVWHGGLSGSSLSKVAEPNHLKEMMNGLLPTSQIDLLPERISYWETVGSTMNISIMFLVLTILPIAMYIVGKKSSNQHIVLSKNNATILNPEIISGAEKLDHSKLFSMLFGFIILVFIGYKIAIDYHYNFLDFFTPNNINLLLFSLAIMFHTNFSSFLSAVDEAIVGASGILIQFPLYFGIMGIMKGSGLVADISDFFIVISNEFTFPIYTFFSAGLVNIFVPSGGGQWAVQGPIIIQSALELGVSIPKSILALAYGDQLTNMLQPFWALPLLGITGLKAKQILPYTLILMLLGGIIFISCLIIF, via the coding sequence ATGAGTTTTTCTGATAAATATTCAAAAGTTTTCAAGTATATCCTACCTTCACCCTTTACCATTGCCGTTATACTTTCTATCGTCACTTTTTTTATTGCATTATTTTTTACCAATTCAGAAGGAAAATCTTCCGTTTCATACACCTTTGATTTATTAAAATATTGGGAAGAAGGTATTTGGAATTCATCAGCATTGGTATTTGCCATGCAAATGATGTTAATGTTAGTTCTTGGTCATGTTTTAGCACTTTCAAAACCCATAGACAACGTGTTGTCTATTTTAGTAAAACAATGTACAAGTACAGCAAAATCAGCAGCCTTAGTTACTTTTCTAACTGTATTCGTTAGTTTATTTAATTGGGGATTGGGGTTAATATTCGGTGCCATTTTTGCTCGGAAAATTGGCGATTACGCTCAAACAAACAATTTCAAAATTAATTATCCGCTTATTGGTGCTGCTGGTTATTCAGGCTTAATGGTTTGGCATGGGGGCTTATCAGGCTCATCGTTAAGCAAAGTAGCCGAACCCAATCATTTAAAAGAAATGATGAATGGTTTATTACCTACCTCACAAATTGATTTATTACCCGAACGGATTTCATATTGGGAAACAGTTGGCTCAACAATGAACATCTCCATAATGTTTTTAGTGCTTACTATCTTACCAATAGCAATGTACATTGTAGGTAAAAAATCATCCAATCAGCATATTGTATTGTCAAAAAATAACGCTACCATTTTAAACCCTGAAATTATTTCTGGAGCGGAGAAACTTGATCATTCAAAACTATTTTCAATGTTATTCGGGTTTATCATTTTGGTATTTATAGGATATAAAATTGCCATTGATTATCACTATAATTTTTTGGATTTTTTCACACCTAACAATATTAATTTACTCCTTTTCTCTTTAGCAATAATGTTTCATACTAATTTCAGCTCGTTTTTATCGGCTGTTGATGAGGCAATTGTTGGTGCTTCTGGTATATTAATTCAGTTCCCGTTGTATTTTGGAATAATGGGAATAATGAAAGGTTCTGGTTTAGTCGCAGATATTTCAGATTTCTTTATTGTCATTTCTAACGAGTTTACATTTCCTATTTATACCTTTTTTAGTGCTGGTTTAGTGAATATTTTTGTACCAAGTGGTGGTGGTCAATGGGCAGTTCAAGGTCCAATTATTATACAATCGGCTTTAGAATTAGGCGTTTCTATTCCTAAAAGCATTTTAGCGTTGGCTTATGGCGACCAACTTACTAATATGCTCCAGCCTTTTTGGGCTCTTCCCTTATTAGGAATAACAGGCTTAAAAGCAAAACAAATATTGCCTTATACCTTAATTTTAATGTTGTTGGGTGGTATAATTTTTATTAGCTGTTTAATAATCTTTTAA
- a CDS encoding PD40 domain-containing protein: MKKLLFLSLISISITVLGQNTDIKKILKSADEKFSSHDFFGAEQLYLQAYNLDSLDNNITFKLGVCNFELKNYKKAEEYFLKTSSAVSLELFRYKAAIAHANQKFKKAINYYNGYKIINGKKDLTNDEVNRLINKSIYAEEMITKPRNVTIQNVGAVINSKYDEYVPLISADEGAMYFTSRRPESTGKKIDQSGRYFEDIYYSKKSGSTWEKPIQMKAGINTETNDACAGLSPDGQLLFIFRTNPDLYSGSLYECRMGLDDWETPKKLPENINSDFVESSASITANDKVIYFSSNRDGGFGGKDIYKVERLPNGTWGKAQNLGPTINTEHDEDAPFIHSDGKTLYFSSTGHQNMGGYDIFKTKLGDDNVWSNPENLGYPINTVTDDIFYVVAADGKTGYYSSSQNGGYGGQDIYKVVLTDEFEQLHVIKGEVYGDSETNPISAKITLIENETAKIQGIYKSKEGTGKFIMLVEPDKTYNYVVQADGFHPKTEELVFDIKSNKPIIFKLQKK; encoded by the coding sequence ATGAAAAAGCTACTTTTTTTAAGTTTAATATCAATAAGTATAACTGTTTTAGGACAAAATACAGATATTAAAAAAATACTTAAATCAGCCGATGAAAAATTTAGTTCACATGATTTTTTTGGAGCTGAACAATTGTATTTACAGGCTTACAATCTCGATTCGTTAGACAATAACATAACTTTTAAATTGGGTGTATGCAATTTCGAATTAAAAAATTATAAAAAAGCCGAAGAGTACTTTCTTAAAACATCAAGTGCTGTAAGTTTGGAACTTTTTAGATACAAAGCTGCCATAGCTCATGCTAATCAGAAATTTAAAAAAGCTATCAATTATTATAATGGCTATAAAATTATCAATGGTAAAAAAGACTTAACTAATGACGAAGTAAACCGATTGATAAACAAATCAATCTATGCAGAAGAAATGATTACAAAACCTAGAAATGTAACTATCCAAAACGTTGGTGCAGTTATCAATTCAAAATATGATGAATACGTTCCTTTAATTTCTGCAGATGAAGGTGCAATGTATTTTACATCCAGAAGACCTGAAAGTACTGGAAAAAAAATTGATCAGTCTGGACGTTATTTCGAGGACATCTATTACTCTAAAAAATCAGGTAGTACTTGGGAAAAACCTATACAAATGAAAGCTGGCATTAATACTGAAACCAATGATGCTTGTGCAGGATTATCTCCCGACGGACAATTACTATTTATTTTTAGAACCAATCCTGATTTGTATTCTGGTAGTTTGTACGAATGTAGAATGGGATTAGACGACTGGGAAACTCCAAAAAAATTACCTGAAAATATAAATTCCGATTTTGTTGAGTCAAGCGCATCAATAACCGCTAACGATAAGGTTATTTATTTTTCAAGCAATCGTGATGGCGGATTTGGAGGAAAAGATATTTATAAAGTTGAACGTTTACCAAATGGAACTTGGGGTAAAGCTCAAAATTTAGGTCCAACAATAAACACTGAGCATGATGAGGACGCTCCATTTATTCACTCTGATGGAAAAACTTTATATTTTAGTTCAACAGGACATCAAAATATGGGTGGTTACGATATTTTTAAAACCAAGTTAGGCGATGATAATGTCTGGAGTAACCCTGAAAATTTAGGTTATCCAATAAATACAGTAACCGATGATATTTTTTATGTGGTAGCTGCTGATGGAAAAACTGGTTATTATTCTTCCTCGCAAAATGGTGGATATGGCGGACAAGATATTTACAAGGTAGTTTTAACGGATGAATTTGAACAACTTCATGTAATTAAAGGAGAAGTTTATGGTGATTCCGAAACAAATCCTATTTCGGCTAAAATAACTTTAATAGAAAACGAAACCGCTAAAATTCAAGGTATCTATAAATCAAAAGAAGGAACAGGTAAATTTATTATGCTTGTAGAACCAGATAAAACCTATAATTATGTGGTTCAAGCAGACGGATTTCATCCTAAAACTGAGGAGTTGGTTTTTGACATAAAAAGCAATAAGCCTATCATTTTTAAATTACAAAAGAAATAA
- a CDS encoding flavin reductase family protein: protein MLSVNTSDLTTQKIHQYLLGAVGPRPIAFASTIDKNGNRNLSPFSFFNVFSAAPPILIFSPARSGRTGETKNTFDNVKEVAEVVINVVNYDIVQQMSLASSPFAKDVDEFTKSGLTPIASDLIKPFRVKESPVQFECKVNQIIELGQNGGAGNLIICEVLRIHINEDILSDDGLIDQKKIDLVSRMGGNWYCRADENSMFEVAKPLTTIGIGVDQIPEHIRTNPTLSGNELGLLASVEALPTQEEIKAYPKTTNDIYLEAKKLIEKGEILNAWKVLLG from the coding sequence ATGTTATCAGTTAACACCAGTGATTTAACAACTCAAAAAATTCATCAATATTTACTTGGCGCCGTTGGACCAAGACCGATTGCATTTGCAAGTACCATCGATAAAAACGGCAACAGAAATTTAAGTCCATTTAGTTTTTTTAACGTATTTAGTGCTGCCCCGCCTATTTTAATTTTCTCGCCAGCTCGAAGTGGAAGAACTGGGGAAACCAAAAACACTTTTGATAATGTTAAAGAAGTTGCCGAAGTGGTAATTAATGTGGTCAATTATGATATTGTTCAACAAATGTCGTTAGCAAGTTCTCCTTTTGCTAAAGATGTAGATGAATTTACTAAATCTGGTCTAACACCTATTGCCTCTGATTTAATTAAACCTTTCAGAGTAAAAGAATCACCTGTACAATTTGAATGCAAGGTAAATCAAATTATTGAATTAGGTCAGAATGGTGGTGCAGGGAATCTGATTATTTGTGAAGTGTTACGCATTCATATCAATGAGGATATTTTATCTGATGATGGGTTGATTGACCAAAAGAAAATTGATTTGGTTAGCCGTATGGGAGGAAATTGGTATTGCCGAGCTGATGAAAACTCCATGTTTGAAGTTGCTAAACCACTCACTACCATTGGCATTGGTGTAGATCAGATTCCTGAACACATTAGAACAAACCCAACTTTATCTGGTAACGAATTGGGGCTATTAGCTAGTGTGGAAGCATTACCCACACAAGAAGAAATAAAAGCTTACCCAAAAACAACCAATGATATTTATTTAGAAGCCAAAAAACTGATTGAAAAAGGAGAAATACTTAACGCTTGGAAAGTTTTACTTGGCTAA
- a CDS encoding glycosyltransferase, which yields MKKVLIITYYWPPMGGGGVQRWLKTTKYLRDFGWEPVIFTTENGEASVTDKTMLAEIPEGIETLKVPIWEPFSLYKKLLGKSKDEKIAPGMGQQSKGNSSLQKLSVWVRGNFFIPDARMFWIKPSSKFLIQYLKENKIDAIISTGPPHSTHLIALNVTKKHAIPWIADFRDPWTNIDFYHKLMLTKWADKKHQKLEQKVLKKATSIVTVSWSWAKDFEKLIDKDIQVITNGFDPMDFENLENQILDTKFTITHAGSLNEDRNPKILWKVLNELKNEIPDFGQDLEIKFIGQIDVSALEDISKHHLDSNLNKIDHLAHHLVIKELLKSQLLLLPLNDVPNIDGVVPGKLYEYLGAKRPIVCIGKPTGDSAKIVLESKAGVVANFNDDVTLKKAIVEYYNLYKKQNLHISSEGFEKYSRKKLAGDFANLLNRITK from the coding sequence ATGAAAAAAGTATTAATCATTACATATTATTGGCCTCCAATGGGTGGTGGTGGAGTTCAACGTTGGCTCAAAACCACTAAATACTTGCGCGATTTTGGTTGGGAACCTGTAATTTTTACTACCGAAAACGGTGAAGCATCAGTTACCGATAAAACCATGTTAGCCGAAATTCCTGAAGGAATTGAAACGCTTAAAGTACCTATTTGGGAACCTTTCTCGCTTTACAAAAAATTGCTTGGAAAAAGTAAAGACGAAAAAATTGCTCCTGGAATGGGGCAGCAAAGCAAAGGGAATTCATCATTACAAAAACTATCGGTTTGGGTTCGAGGTAATTTTTTTATTCCTGATGCCCGAATGTTTTGGATTAAACCCTCAAGTAAATTTTTAATTCAATACTTAAAAGAGAATAAAATCGACGCTATAATTTCTACAGGACCACCTCACTCTACCCATTTAATTGCTTTAAACGTTACAAAAAAACACGCTATACCTTGGATAGCCGATTTCAGAGACCCATGGACTAACATTGATTTCTACCACAAATTAATGCTTACCAAATGGGCAGATAAAAAACATCAAAAACTGGAACAAAAAGTCTTGAAAAAAGCAACAAGTATAGTTACTGTTAGTTGGAGTTGGGCGAAAGATTTTGAAAAACTTATCGATAAAGATATTCAGGTTATAACCAATGGATTTGACCCCATGGATTTTGAAAATTTAGAAAATCAAATTTTAGATACAAAATTTACCATAACCCATGCGGGTTCGTTAAACGAAGATCGTAACCCAAAAATATTGTGGAAAGTTTTGAATGAATTAAAAAATGAGATACCTGATTTTGGACAAGATTTAGAAATAAAATTTATTGGACAAATTGATGTTTCAGCTTTAGAAGATATTTCAAAACACCATTTAGACTCGAACTTGAATAAAATAGACCATCTTGCTCATCACTTGGTAATAAAAGAATTGTTGAAGTCACAATTACTATTGTTGCCTTTAAACGATGTGCCTAATATTGACGGTGTTGTTCCTGGTAAACTTTATGAATACCTTGGGGCTAAAAGACCAATAGTTTGTATCGGTAAACCAACAGGGGATTCAGCTAAAATAGTGCTGGAATCAAAAGCTGGTGTCGTAGCTAATTTTAATGATGATGTTACGCTAAAAAAAGCCATCGTTGAATACTACAACTTGTATAAAAAACAAAACCTCCACATAAGTAGTGAAGGTTTTGAAAAATATAGTAGAAAAAAATTAGCAGGTGATTTTGCTAATCTTTTAAATCGTATAACCAAGTAA
- a CDS encoding PaaI family thioesterase produces MEQLIEIYNQVNNFGRENNMILTVIKPGEIIYEMEILEKHLATLTTSHGGMIAAMMDGVIGVAALSLVAPNKKLVSTVEYKLNYFKPAYLGDKLKGYGRVDFAGKRIIATSGEIYNQKGEMIAKAMGTFNAYPFEKSDIAKVKSL; encoded by the coding sequence ATGGAACAATTAATAGAAATCTATAATCAAGTAAATAATTTTGGAAGAGAAAATAACATGATTTTAACGGTGATAAAACCCGGTGAAATTATTTATGAAATGGAAATACTTGAAAAACATCTGGCAACGCTTACTACTTCTCATGGAGGAATGATTGCCGCAATGATGGATGGTGTTATTGGTGTTGCTGCATTAAGTTTAGTTGCTCCTAACAAAAAATTAGTTTCTACAGTAGAGTATAAACTTAACTATTTTAAGCCTGCTTATTTAGGCGATAAATTAAAAGGATATGGAAGAGTTGATTTTGCTGGAAAAAGAATAATTGCTACTTCTGGCGAAATTTATAATCAAAAAGGAGAAATGATTGCCAAAGCTATGGGAACATTTAATGCTTATCCCTTCGAAAAAAGTGATATTGCAAAAGTAAAATCACTTTAA
- a CDS encoding gliding motility-associated C-terminal domain-containing protein, which produces MYNLSSFAATYEWNLGDGTITNDENPQHYYTEPGFFDISLIATSVNNCKDTFRIVSAVEALAQGSIKIPNAFTPNPGGPNGGLVIAGNLDNDVFHPIIYGAETYELNIFNKWGELLFVSKDINIGWDGYYRDKLVQQDVYVYKIQVTFVDGNSETFVGDITLIR; this is translated from the coding sequence TTGTACAATTTAAGTTCTTTCGCCGCCACTTATGAGTGGAATTTAGGTGATGGTACAATTACCAACGATGAAAATCCTCAACATTATTATACTGAACCTGGCTTTTTTGACATCTCACTAATTGCCACCTCTGTAAACAATTGTAAGGATACTTTTAGAATAGTTTCAGCTGTTGAAGCCCTAGCTCAAGGCAGCATTAAAATACCTAATGCTTTTACTCCTAATCCCGGCGGTCCAAATGGTGGTTTAGTAATTGCAGGAAATTTAGATAATGACGTTTTTCATCCAATTATTTATGGTGCAGAAACCTACGAACTAAACATTTTTAATAAATGGGGAGAACTACTTTTTGTGAGTAAAGATATAAATATAGGCTGGGATGGCTACTACAGAGACAAGCTTGTTCAACAAGATGTTTATGTCTATAAAATTCAAGTTACATTTGTTGATGGTAATTCTGAAACATTTGTTGGTGATATTACTTTAATTAGATAA
- a CDS encoding M61 family metallopeptidase — translation MRILIIILSVLVSQPIFSASINYEVNMSEPHTHYFEVNISITDYKKDYFDIQMPVWAPGSYLIREFSKNVENFKSFSNGKEIKVTQLNKNTWRIYSNNASSVKVSYLVYANEMSVRTSFIDASHGYFNGSSMFMFIDELKNNPTTLTIHPYKDWKKVSTSLKKTTDNGFKYEAPNFDILVDSPVEIGNHETFSFTASGITHNIAMYGKGNYSIEKLKVDMPKIIEAATDVFGENPNKEYTFIIHNLTKGSGGLEHLSSTTLQVNRWTYEGEDYKGFLSLIAHEYFHLWNVKRIRPEALGPFDYNNENYTDLLWVMEGFTSYYDELLLYRAGIYTEDEITRKLAGSINSIENQPGNKVMSAAESSFNAWIKGYRPNENSYNTSISYYTKGSVIANMLDLMIIESTKGKNSLDDVMRFLYQEYYKKQGRGFNISEMRTALEKVSGLDLKSFFDKYIFGTETFDYKTVFNYANYDMLIMENKRMNIGVSLSNNYIKSVTRNTSAYNGGLNVGDEILAVNGFRFDGSFSDFTNNKKVGDKISILISRDDIIQTIEMPLIESTSTSHNLIKKDAPENAVYKKWLRKL, via the coding sequence ATGAGAATATTAATAATTATCCTTTCTGTATTGGTTTCACAACCAATATTTTCTGCATCTATAAATTACGAAGTGAATATGTCTGAACCGCATACTCATTATTTTGAAGTAAATATTTCCATAACTGATTATAAAAAGGACTATTTTGATATTCAAATGCCTGTTTGGGCACCTGGCTCGTACCTTATACGAGAGTTTTCTAAAAATGTTGAAAATTTTAAAAGTTTTTCTAACGGAAAAGAAATTAAAGTTACTCAATTGAATAAAAACACTTGGCGAATTTATTCAAACAATGCTTCGAGCGTTAAGGTTAGTTACTTGGTTTACGCTAACGAAATGAGTGTAAGAACAAGTTTCATTGACGCTTCTCATGGTTACTTTAATGGGTCGAGTATGTTTATGTTTATTGATGAGTTAAAAAACAACCCTACAACGTTAACTATTCATCCCTATAAAGACTGGAAAAAAGTAAGTACCTCATTAAAAAAAACAACTGATAATGGTTTTAAGTATGAGGCTCCAAACTTTGATATCTTAGTTGATTCTCCAGTTGAAATTGGAAATCACGAAACGTTTAGCTTTACTGCTTCAGGTATTACACATAATATTGCTATGTATGGTAAAGGCAATTACAGTATAGAAAAATTAAAGGTAGATATGCCGAAAATTATTGAAGCAGCAACCGATGTTTTTGGTGAAAATCCCAACAAAGAATACACCTTTATTATACATAATTTAACCAAAGGCAGTGGTGGTTTAGAACATTTAAGTTCAACCACCTTACAAGTTAACCGATGGACTTATGAAGGAGAAGACTATAAAGGATTTTTAAGCCTAATTGCTCATGAATATTTTCATTTATGGAATGTAAAAAGAATAAGACCTGAAGCTTTAGGTCCATTTGATTACAACAATGAAAACTATACTGATTTGTTATGGGTAATGGAAGGTTTTACGAGTTATTACGACGAACTTTTACTTTATCGTGCTGGCATTTATACCGAAGATGAAATTACAAGAAAACTTGCTGGCTCAATAAATAGTATCGAAAACCAACCAGGAAACAAGGTGATGTCGGCTGCAGAATCTAGTTTTAATGCTTGGATTAAAGGATACCGACCAAACGAAAATAGTTACAACACCAGTATTTCCTATTATACAAAAGGATCTGTAATTGCCAACATGTTAGATTTAATGATTATTGAATCTACAAAAGGCAAAAATTCGTTAGATGATGTAATGAGATTTTTATACCAAGAATATTATAAAAAACAAGGTAGAGGTTTTAATATAAGCGAAATGAGAACTGCTTTAGAAAAAGTTTCTGGATTAGATTTAAAATCATTTTTCGATAAATACATATTTGGAACAGAAACGTTTGATTATAAAACTGTATTTAATTATGCCAACTACGACATGTTAATCATGGAAAATAAAAGAATGAATATTGGAGTTTCATTATCTAACAATTACATTAAAAGTGTAACTCGTAATACCTCTGCATATAATGGTGGTTTAAATGTTGGCGATGAAATACTTGCCGTAAACGGTTTTAGGTTTGATGGAAGCTTTAGTGATTTTACCAATAATAAAAAAGTAGGCGACAAAATTTCTATTTTAATTAGCCGAGATGATATTATACAAACCATTGAAATGCCTTTAATTGAGAGTACTTCAACAAGCCACAATCTTATTAAGAAAGATGCTCCAGAAAATGCAGTTTATAAAAAATGGCTGAGAAAACTATGA
- a CDS encoding PorP/SprF family type IX secretion system membrane protein: MCVSFFGIAQDMQFTQFNATPLYLNPGFTGSTIQHRLIANYRNQWAAIPGHYNNVLFSYDYNLAEFNSGVGILFGREQAGTSRLTTTQIGALYSYRFQLNKKIMIQPGLKFNYVRTGIDMTDLVFNDQLYTNGTTTESFFLENTSYLDIATGVLLYNEKFWGGLSFNHINQPNQSLTNNESPLYMKLSAHGGYKFNIVDGNKRNAAKYFNMAFHYKAQNKYDQLDLGAYYTQEPFVFGLWYRGLPLIKSYQGILNHDAVAIILGYAIVDYNLNIGYSYDATISRLAANSAGSHEISIIYEIASKKKKRRKAKFFAPCAKF, translated from the coding sequence ATGTGCGTTTCTTTTTTTGGAATAGCTCAAGACATGCAATTTACCCAATTTAACGCAACTCCATTGTATCTAAATCCGGGTTTTACTGGCTCAACCATTCAACATCGTTTAATTGCTAATTATCGTAACCAATGGGCTGCAATCCCAGGTCATTATAACAATGTACTGTTTTCGTACGACTATAATTTAGCTGAATTTAATAGCGGTGTAGGAATCTTATTTGGACGAGAACAAGCAGGAACTTCTAGACTTACCACAACACAAATTGGTGCATTATACTCCTATCGTTTCCAGTTAAACAAAAAAATAATGATTCAACCTGGTTTAAAATTCAACTATGTTAGAACAGGAATTGATATGACAGACTTGGTATTTAATGACCAGTTATATACTAATGGTACTACTACCGAATCTTTCTTTTTAGAAAACACTTCGTATTTAGATATTGCTACTGGGGTTTTGCTTTACAATGAGAAATTTTGGGGCGGTTTATCCTTTAATCACATTAACCAGCCCAATCAATCGCTTACCAATAACGAAAGTCCATTGTACATGAAACTTTCAGCGCATGGTGGTTATAAATTCAACATTGTGGATGGAAACAAAAGAAATGCCGCCAAGTATTTTAATATGGCTTTCCATTATAAAGCACAAAACAAATACGACCAACTCGATTTAGGAGCTTATTACACACAAGAACCATTTGTTTTTGGGCTTTGGTACAGAGGACTACCTTTAATAAAGTCATATCAAGGTATTTTAAATCATGATGCTGTTGCTATAATTTTAGGTTATGCTATTGTCGATTATAACCTAAACATTGGGTATAGTTATGATGCTACTATTTCCAGATTAGCAGCTAATTCAGCTGGTTCTCACGAAATTTCTATTATTTACGAAATTGCTAGTAAAAAGAAAAAGAGACGAAAAGCAAAGTTTTTTGCCCCTTGTGCTAAATTTTAA